In the genome of Phlebotomus papatasi isolate M1 chromosome 2, Ppap_2.1, whole genome shotgun sequence, one region contains:
- the LOC129800531 gene encoding uncharacterized protein LOC129800531 isoform X2, producing MGISWRNQRFITTSKDRETGEIETHIVPQTPDLFDQETGELNAIAFRKTKFNIPKSYLQTFEDDSKDGNDVYTLSNKDRVMHLKEEIILGYNKTSHRMFLIPSLFLFFKLTAIFIITVETLLHIWAHRRNSRNKNPCIYYRSPLHVVSSQFCAICRSESSMKRVKKIQDERTRIRRLHQLDFVTRTLT from the coding sequence AGATTCATCACCACCAGCAAAGATAGGGAGACAGGTGAGATTGAGACGCACATTGTGCCACAGACACCGGATTTGTTTGACCAAGAGACCGGCGAGCTGAATGCCATTGCATTCCGTAAGACCAAATTCAACATTCCCAAGTCCTATCTGCAGACTTTTGAGGATGATAGTAAGGATGGGAATGACGTATATACGCTGAGCAACAAGGATCGTGTTATGCACCTCAAGGAGGAAATTATTCTGGGCTACAACAAAACCTCCCATCGGATGTTTCTCATCCCATCGCTGTTTCTCTTTTTCAAGCTAACAGCCATTTTTATCATTACCGTGGAGACCCTACTGCACATCTGGGCTCATCGTCGGAATTCCCGCAACAAGAATCCCTGCATCTACTACAGGAGCCCCCTGCACGTGGTCTCATCCCAATTTTGCGCCATCTGTCGCAGTGAAAGCTCTATGAAGCGCGTGAAGAAGATTCAGGACGAAAGAACACGCATCCGGAGACTCCATCAGTTAGACTTTGTCACCAGAACACTCACATAA